Proteins encoded in a region of the Nitrospira sp. genome:
- a CDS encoding DUF4403 family protein: MANGLPNRLGLALRAAGLIFLIGTSNAWGGSSVSIPKPNEKLLPPPSPPSLARSVVNMEVSLSAEELALLVDQTFPPVVAREDGWNDAALLPGRDDLRFLYRLHRGGFRYQMRQDRLELTFNDIRYRIWARRPGTERVEEGSCGHGDDPPKRIQVVAHTAVSWSDAWRLNPQTSFDPPAFVDDCRLQPLNVDATPMLQSLVQSRLSVLAEKIDRKIDEHNAGKQRAAVIWKKLQEPVELMSNRWLTLNPVDARVGPIDSDGGLLIKTSVNLIMEPKILDRKPPSQDRPLPSLEMAPATMGGSRLLYPVFVDYAKINGRLERMLVGQNIDTPLGEPITITGVELYGSGSKLIVAIKVKGGVNGTLYSTGVPVFDEPSRSIKFRDLDFTMDTKNMLVRGAERFWRDTLLEKMESEIFVDLAEPLMLMQTRLNEALTRELAPGARLEGRFTKLLPAGIYPVTGGVEVQMIAQGTVRLVLQ, encoded by the coding sequence ATGGCCAATGGTTTACCCAATCGCCTCGGTCTGGCTCTGCGAGCGGCAGGACTGATCTTCTTGATCGGCACCTCGAACGCGTGGGGCGGCTCCAGCGTGAGCATTCCGAAACCGAACGAGAAACTGTTGCCGCCTCCTTCGCCTCCCTCCCTGGCGCGCTCAGTGGTCAATATGGAGGTCAGTCTTTCGGCAGAAGAACTGGCCCTCCTGGTGGATCAGACGTTTCCTCCCGTCGTCGCCCGTGAAGACGGGTGGAACGATGCTGCCCTGTTGCCGGGGAGAGATGATCTTCGCTTCCTCTATCGGCTGCATCGGGGTGGGTTTCGGTATCAAATGCGCCAGGACCGGCTCGAGTTGACGTTCAACGACATCCGATACAGAATTTGGGCCCGCCGCCCCGGAACTGAGCGGGTGGAAGAGGGGAGCTGCGGGCATGGGGATGACCCCCCGAAACGCATCCAGGTCGTTGCTCATACGGCAGTCAGCTGGTCGGATGCTTGGCGGCTCAACCCGCAGACGAGCTTTGATCCTCCGGCCTTTGTCGACGACTGCCGGCTCCAACCACTGAACGTCGACGCCACCCCGATGTTGCAGTCCCTGGTGCAGTCCAGGCTGTCGGTTCTGGCGGAAAAGATCGACCGGAAAATCGACGAGCACAACGCCGGAAAACAGCGAGCGGCGGTCATCTGGAAGAAGCTACAAGAGCCGGTCGAGCTGATGTCGAACCGATGGCTCACGCTCAACCCTGTCGACGCGCGGGTCGGCCCGATCGACTCCGACGGCGGCTTGCTGATCAAGACGTCGGTCAACCTGATCATGGAACCCAAGATCCTCGACCGCAAGCCGCCCTCCCAGGACCGACCGCTTCCCTCGCTGGAGATGGCGCCGGCCACGATGGGCGGCTCTCGGTTGCTGTACCCGGTGTTTGTGGATTACGCAAAAATCAACGGCCGGCTCGAGCGCATGCTTGTCGGCCAGAACATCGATACCCCGCTTGGGGAGCCGATCACGATCACCGGCGTGGAACTTTACGGTAGCGGCAGCAAATTGATCGTGGCGATCAAGGTGAAGGGCGGGGTCAACGGCACGCTCTATTCCACCGGCGTTCCGGTGTTCGACGAGCCAAGTCGATCCATCAAATTCAGGGATCTGGATTTCACGATGGATACCAAGAATATGCTGGTACGCGGAGCGGAGCGGTTCTGGCGCGACACGTTGCTTGAGAAAATGGAATCGGAAATTTTCGTGGATCTTGCCGAGCCCCTGATGCTCATGCAGACCCGCCTCAACGAGGCGCTGACGCGGGAGCTGGCTCCCGGCGCCAGGCTGGAGGGAAGATTCACGAAGCTGCTTCCCGCCGGCATCTATCCCGTCACCGGAGGCGTTGAGGTCCAGATGATCGCTCAGGGCACCGTGCGGCTGGTGTTGCAATGA
- a CDS encoding ATP-binding protein, translating to MRYIRRQLESQVLQAVKRFPAVVLTGPRRAGKTVLLRRLFPKASYFLLEDPDVVARLRADPQGFLDAVPIPAILDEVQNVPEVFAFVRSRIDRRPRRVGQWLLTGSQESPLMQGVTESMAGRAAVLQLLPLSWRETPKVSLWRGGYPEVVARPSGARLWFSSYVQTYLERDVRAVTAVKDLALFRRFLALLASRHGQVLNKTDLAAPLGVSVPTIAQWLGILKTTAQILIVPPFYENLGKRLIKSPKIYVADAGLACHLLGIETPGELARSPFRGALFEGFIAAEMAKAQVNAGDRRELYYFRDEQGLEVDFLVPGRGGSVVLVECKAGRTVTPAMAMPMQRLAEALKRTRTKAPGTRMLLVHQSPQLSMPTHALAPGVRALPWQEFLEEL from the coding sequence ATGCGCTACATTCGACGTCAGCTGGAAAGCCAGGTGTTGCAAGCGGTGAAACGCTTTCCGGCCGTGGTGCTGACCGGGCCGCGCCGTGCCGGCAAGACAGTGCTGCTGCGCCGGTTGTTTCCCAAGGCCAGCTATTTCCTGCTCGAAGATCCCGACGTGGTGGCGCGGCTTCGAGCTGATCCGCAAGGCTTCCTTGACGCCGTGCCGATACCCGCAATCCTTGACGAGGTGCAGAATGTACCGGAGGTATTCGCGTTTGTGCGCTCACGGATTGATCGACGGCCGCGGCGCGTGGGCCAGTGGCTGCTGACCGGTTCGCAAGAGTCGCCGCTGATGCAGGGCGTGACGGAATCCATGGCGGGGCGGGCGGCGGTGCTGCAACTACTCCCGCTGTCATGGCGTGAGACGCCGAAGGTCAGCCTGTGGCGTGGCGGGTATCCCGAAGTGGTGGCACGCCCGAGCGGGGCGCGCTTATGGTTTAGCTCGTATGTGCAGACCTACCTGGAGCGAGACGTCCGGGCTGTGACGGCGGTGAAGGATCTCGCGCTGTTCCGCCGGTTCCTCGCGCTGCTGGCCAGCCGGCATGGGCAGGTGTTGAATAAGACGGATCTGGCCGCCCCACTGGGTGTGAGTGTGCCGACCATTGCACAATGGCTCGGCATACTGAAAACGACGGCGCAAATCCTGATCGTACCGCCGTTTTACGAGAACCTCGGCAAACGCCTGATCAAGTCGCCCAAGATCTATGTTGCCGATGCTGGCCTCGCGTGCCATTTGCTGGGCATCGAGACGCCGGGAGAACTCGCCCGGTCGCCGTTTCGTGGTGCGTTGTTTGAAGGCTTCATCGCAGCAGAGATGGCCAAGGCCCAGGTGAACGCGGGCGACCGGCGCGAGCTATACTATTTCCGCGACGAGCAGGGTCTGGAAGTGGATTTCCTCGTGCCCGGACGCGGCGGCTCGGTGGTACTGGTGGAGTGCAAGGCCGGGCGCACGGTGACGCCTGCCATGGCCATGCCGATGCAGCGGCTGGCTGAGGCGCTGAAACGAACACGCACAAAGGCTCCCGGCACGAGGATGCTTCTCGTGCATCAATCACCGCAGCTGAGCATGCCGACGCATGCTCTCGCTCCCGGCGTGCGGGCGTTGCCGTGGCAGGAATTTCTCGAAGAACTGTGA
- a CDS encoding patatin-like phospholipase family protein: MRRVVHFLLVATLSVGLVGCEYVRPTLNAPLAKWDPHYGYRFPNLAPAEEGNSDSLFVVASFSGGGTRASTLAFGALRVLARQPITWEGKTKRLLDELDVIFALSGGTFTGAYYSLFGERIFHDFEYRFLRKDWESELRHRIMRSPSNWVRLWSPYFGRIHIMSELLDEALYDGKTYGDLVNQKTRPGLLIHASDMATLSRFEFIQPQFDMLCSDLSRLPIAYASAASAALPLVLSPITLKNYAGGCGYQPPDWLETAAHSARPGQRQRAKELLSYLDVEKRPQIHLLDGGLSDNMALRGVLEGSAVAGGLDQALKNAGVKKVKKLVFIAVNAETSPDVREYRSDHIPSISRVFNALVDIPINRYSADTLLIMRLGVEKWREQLRARKLASAGRVLLGSPQDNDSLFTEDADVYFIDVSLGAVADAEEQQSLMKIPTTLYLTDEQIERLLSAATKLIYRDPEFQRLMRDLQ; encoded by the coding sequence ATGCGTAGAGTCGTTCATTTCCTCCTTGTCGCAACTCTCTCCGTTGGTCTCGTCGGCTGTGAATACGTCCGTCCCACATTGAACGCGCCGCTGGCCAAGTGGGACCCCCACTATGGGTATCGTTTTCCCAACCTCGCGCCTGCGGAGGAGGGCAACTCCGACAGTCTGTTCGTGGTGGCGTCTTTTTCCGGGGGCGGCACGCGAGCCTCCACGCTCGCGTTCGGGGCCTTGCGTGTCCTGGCCCGGCAACCCATTACCTGGGAAGGGAAGACCAAGCGGTTGCTCGACGAACTGGACGTGATCTTTGCGCTGTCCGGCGGGACCTTCACCGGCGCTTACTACTCGCTCTTCGGAGAGCGCATCTTCCACGACTTCGAATACCGGTTCTTGCGGAAGGACTGGGAGAGCGAGCTGAGACACCGCATCATGCGCTCGCCGAGTAACTGGGTTCGCCTCTGGTCCCCCTACTTCGGTCGCATCCATATCATGTCCGAATTGCTGGACGAGGCACTGTATGACGGCAAGACCTACGGCGATCTCGTGAACCAGAAGACCAGGCCTGGCTTGCTGATCCATGCGTCGGATATGGCCACTCTGTCGCGGTTTGAATTCATCCAACCTCAGTTCGACATGCTGTGCTCCGATCTCAGCCGACTGCCGATCGCCTATGCCTCGGCCGCCTCGGCGGCGCTGCCCCTGGTGTTGAGCCCGATCACGCTCAAGAATTACGCGGGGGGCTGCGGTTACCAGCCACCGGACTGGTTGGAAACTGCCGCCCACTCAGCCAGACCAGGGCAGCGCCAGCGGGCGAAGGAGCTGCTTTCCTACCTGGATGTTGAGAAACGACCCCAGATCCATCTCCTCGACGGAGGGCTCTCGGACAATATGGCGCTCAGGGGCGTCCTGGAGGGCTCGGCGGTGGCGGGAGGGCTGGATCAAGCGCTCAAAAACGCCGGGGTCAAGAAGGTCAAGAAGCTGGTCTTCATCGCGGTGAACGCTGAAACGAGTCCCGACGTGAGGGAGTACCGCAGCGATCACATCCCCAGCATCTCACGGGTGTTCAACGCGCTGGTGGACATTCCGATCAATCGCTACTCAGCGGATACGCTGTTGATCATGCGACTAGGCGTGGAGAAGTGGCGGGAACAGCTGCGCGCCCGTAAGCTTGCCTCGGCGGGCAGGGTTCTCCTGGGAAGTCCCCAAGACAACGACAGCCTGTTTACGGAAGATGCGGATGTGTACTTCATCGATGTGAGTCTGGGAGCCGTGGCCGACGCGGAGGAACAGCAGTCTCTCATGAAAATTCCCACGACGCTGTACCTGACCGACGAACAGATCGAACGTCTGCTCTCCGCCGCGACGAAACTGATTTATCGCGACCCGGAATTTCAGCGGCTGATGCGCGATTTGCAGTAG
- a CDS encoding M48 family metalloprotease: MVKTLSMIPVSVPRTLRGFSFLLPLFLGVTACSVNPVSHRPELTLMTVEQEKRIGAEEAEKVEQQMGLLDDPALTDYLNVLGQRLVKESPRQDVTHRFYIADMAEPNAFALPGGYVYVTRGLLALVTSENELAGVVGHEIGHVAARHSVQQVSKQGPFAVLFGIASGLTGIVSPLVGHVIGGVGNVAQSLVFSPYSRSQEFEADKIGQEMAAKAGWDPEGLSVFLNTLSREEDLSSNKPRRTSFFDSHPATPDRVKNTSEHAKQITRAVREPISSSQEAFLERLDGMVVGQRAANGIVEESTFRHPDLNFFIQFPEGWRVENTPTKIVSAPKDGHRAVVFQAVAEGDDPREGVRALENASKTQLKTHPTNVNGLPAATTRFAESKLTVDMTWIAHGGTVYLIAAFAPTREFQGVEQVFRQVTQSFRPLSVEERAAITEDRIRLVKARQGENVRAIAARSNTVWKPEQVAVANNLTDYEPLPKGHVIKVAVSEPYEGKQK, from the coding sequence ATGGTGAAGACCTTGTCGATGATTCCGGTTTCGGTTCCAAGAACTCTTCGCGGTTTCTCCTTTCTGTTACCCCTGTTCCTCGGCGTGACCGCTTGCTCGGTGAACCCCGTGAGTCACAGACCAGAACTGACCTTGATGACGGTGGAGCAGGAGAAGCGGATCGGCGCAGAGGAGGCTGAAAAGGTCGAACAGCAGATGGGGTTATTGGATGATCCGGCGTTGACGGACTATCTCAACGTGCTGGGTCAGAGACTGGTAAAGGAGTCCCCACGGCAGGACGTGACACATCGCTTCTACATAGCCGACATGGCGGAGCCCAATGCGTTTGCGCTTCCCGGCGGCTACGTCTATGTCACCCGCGGTTTGCTGGCGCTGGTCACTTCGGAGAATGAACTGGCCGGCGTGGTCGGCCACGAGATCGGCCATGTGGCGGCCAGGCACTCAGTCCAGCAGGTTTCCAAACAGGGTCCCTTCGCGGTCCTGTTCGGGATTGCATCGGGGCTGACCGGGATCGTCAGTCCGCTCGTAGGACATGTCATCGGGGGCGTCGGCAATGTCGCGCAGAGTCTCGTGTTCTCCCCCTACAGCCGGTCTCAGGAGTTCGAGGCGGATAAGATCGGGCAGGAGATGGCGGCCAAGGCCGGCTGGGACCCGGAGGGACTCTCCGTGTTTCTGAATACTTTGAGCCGGGAGGAGGATCTCTCGAGCAATAAGCCGCGCCGGACCAGTTTCTTCGATTCGCATCCTGCGACGCCCGACCGGGTGAAGAACACCAGCGAACATGCGAAACAGATCACACGAGCGGTCCGCGAGCCGATCTCGTCCTCTCAGGAGGCCTTCCTGGAACGACTCGACGGGATGGTCGTGGGACAACGGGCGGCCAACGGCATCGTCGAAGAGTCTACCTTCCGTCATCCTGATCTGAACTTCTTCATCCAGTTCCCGGAGGGCTGGCGGGTCGAGAATACGCCCACCAAGATCGTCTCGGCGCCGAAGGACGGGCACAGAGCGGTGGTGTTCCAGGCGGTGGCTGAGGGTGACGATCCACGGGAGGGCGTGAGGGCCCTGGAGAACGCGAGCAAGACGCAGCTCAAGACCCATCCAACGAACGTGAACGGGTTGCCGGCCGCCACGACCAGGTTTGCCGAATCGAAACTCACCGTTGATATGACCTGGATTGCGCATGGAGGAACGGTCTACCTCATCGCCGCATTCGCGCCCACGAGAGAGTTTCAAGGTGTGGAGCAAGTCTTTCGGCAAGTGACACAGAGCTTCCGGCCTCTGTCGGTGGAAGAACGGGCCGCCATCACCGAAGACCGCATCAGGCTGGTGAAAGCACGGCAAGGGGAGAACGTGCGGGCCATCGCGGCTCGGTCCAATACCGTCTGGAAGCCTGAGCAGGTCGCGGTCGCCAACAATCTGACCGACTACGAACCGCTGCCCAAGGGCCACGTCATTAAGGTCGCCGTCTCGGAGCCGTACGAGGGAAAGCAAAAATAA
- a CDS encoding mechanosensitive ion channel — translation MIYRRAFKVGDRVMIDQLVGDVTAMRLQVTHLRSIKNEEITIPNSTILNSSVTNFSSLALERGLILHTTVGVGYETSWRQVEALLLQAARRTEGVLQNPPPVVLLPSLGDFAVQYELNVHSDRPQESPQLYAALHHNILDLFNEHGVQIMTPAYQDDPANPKIVPKDQWFAPPATPPTT, via the coding sequence ATGATTTACCGCCGCGCCTTCAAAGTCGGCGACCGAGTCATGATCGACCAATTGGTCGGAGATGTGACCGCCATGCGGCTGCAAGTGACGCACCTGCGCTCCATCAAGAACGAAGAAATCACGATCCCGAATTCCACGATCCTGAACAGCAGCGTCACGAATTTCAGCTCGCTCGCGCTGGAGCGAGGGCTGATCCTTCATACGACCGTGGGAGTCGGCTACGAAACCTCCTGGCGACAGGTGGAAGCCCTGTTGCTCCAGGCGGCAAGGCGTACGGAGGGGGTGTTGCAGAACCCTCCGCCGGTCGTCCTGCTGCCGTCGCTGGGCGACTTCGCGGTGCAATACGAATTGAACGTCCATTCAGATCGTCCCCAAGAAAGTCCCCAACTCTATGCCGCGCTGCACCACAACATCCTGGATCTCTTCAACGAGCACGGCGTGCAGATCATGACTCCGGCCTACCAGGACGACCCCGCAAACCCCAAGATCGTGCCGAAGGATCAGTGGTTCGCACCGCCCGCCACGCCGCCCACGACATGA
- a CDS encoding DUF3015 family protein has product MSIRAATGLLLFLALCGSLLLSTACTVTDSIKNTLSSTTPSDWYDDNGLLKEEYKALAFAAVNTDNLLQDMARGRGEYLESMGKLLGVPPSHEQEFFERAQRRMADGELSLRPKPEELVAALR; this is encoded by the coding sequence ATGTCGATCCGTGCTGCAACCGGTTTGCTCCTATTCCTTGCGCTGTGTGGCAGTCTGCTGCTCTCGACGGCCTGCACTGTAACAGACAGCATCAAGAACACCTTGTCCAGCACGACGCCGAGTGATTGGTATGATGACAATGGGTTGCTTAAGGAGGAATACAAGGCCCTCGCCTTCGCGGCAGTGAACACCGATAACCTGCTGCAGGACATGGCCAGGGGGCGCGGTGAGTATTTGGAATCGATGGGGAAGCTCCTTGGGGTGCCTCCGTCTCACGAGCAGGAGTTTTTCGAGCGAGCGCAGCGTCGCATGGCCGACGGAGAGCTATCTCTCCGACCAAAACCAGAAGAGCTCGTCGCAGCCCTTCGATAG
- a CDS encoding DUF2281 domain-containing protein produces MTKVYEETILEKLRKLPPERLAEVEDFVDFLAHRQANERGLTQAAGQLATAAFTRIWDNPADADYDRL; encoded by the coding sequence ATGACGAAGGTGTACGAGGAGACGATTCTGGAGAAACTCCGGAAGTTGCCCCCGGAACGACTGGCCGAAGTCGAAGACTTTGTCGATTTTCTGGCGCACCGTCAGGCGAATGAGCGTGGTTTGACACAGGCCGCCGGACAACTTGCCACTGCCGCTTTCACTCGAATCTGGGACAACCCCGCCGACGCCGACTATGACCGGCTATGA
- a CDS encoding lipid-binding SYLF domain-containing protein — MRFCEQQRFGTFTRVLLAAVLTGTVAAGGAVPALAGGSAEQQQLVDKSKMTLEGLLADPSTGPALRALRQETKAIYIVPQFVRGAFVFGGAGGSGVLLVRDEATKKWSEPAFYNIGSASFGLQAGGDVSEMIFVVVTQKGLEQFYRNEFKLGLDAGMAIGPVGEGGGVKGITADLLGYAKKKGAFVGMSVDGSVIAVSDASNEAYYGKPVRPTDIVVKHAVSNPKSADLRNAAAKF; from the coding sequence ATGCGGTTTTGTGAGCAACAGCGATTCGGCACGTTCACCCGAGTTCTCCTCGCAGCGGTTCTTACCGGAACAGTGGCTGCGGGTGGCGCCGTGCCGGCCTTGGCCGGGGGTTCAGCGGAACAGCAGCAGCTCGTGGACAAATCCAAGATGACGCTGGAAGGTCTCCTTGCCGATCCCAGCACGGGCCCGGCGCTCCGCGCCTTGAGACAGGAAACCAAAGCCATCTACATCGTGCCGCAATTCGTCCGTGGCGCCTTTGTCTTCGGCGGGGCGGGGGGGAGCGGGGTGTTGCTCGTCCGCGATGAGGCAACGAAGAAATGGTCCGAGCCGGCGTTTTACAACATCGGCTCCGCCAGCTTCGGCTTGCAGGCCGGAGGCGACGTCTCGGAGATGATCTTTGTCGTGGTGACCCAGAAAGGGTTGGAACAGTTCTACCGCAACGAATTCAAACTCGGGCTTGACGCCGGCATGGCGATCGGCCCGGTGGGTGAAGGAGGGGGCGTCAAAGGGATCACGGCGGACCTCCTGGGCTATGCAAAGAAGAAAGGGGCCTTCGTCGGAATGTCGGTAGACGGCTCTGTCATTGCGGTCTCCGATGCTTCCAACGAAGCCTACTATGGGAAACCGGTGCGGCCGACGGACATCGTCGTCAAGCACGCGGTCAGTAATCCCAAATCCGCCGACCTCCGCAACGCCGCCGCCAAGTTCTGA
- a CDS encoding alpha/beta fold hydrolase, producing MLSLSKHTNRGFPQPARKPHCFSLLIGILCLVLAACAGQVSAVRGDPKTVRFDLARSAVTTGDPSWPTRNVLFEQGLFDEFDEHPEDAITALHRTMVQERGDPDLLFALAELSFLHGQKAKRSEYRLAAAVYAYAFLFPEETGLAPGRFDPRLRIAADLYKWALTSAFASEDRSEVILKGGKFNLPFGEMDVAFDSAALRAGDRALYQLIPSSELKVEGLAMRYHMPGLGVPLAASTRPIDESRPGRDMVAPRLKVPLTVLLRIPQARQSLVQGRPLTSTLEVHLPWDEEAVSIAGEEIPLENEPTAALALTFNDLPILNLEVSRFLGRLAGKDQPPPLVSSTPYHPGLIPVVFVHGTTSSPYRWMEMYNRLLGDHEVRSRYQFWFFSYDSGNPIVLSALHLREALTGAMARLDPERKDQALRRMVLIGHSQGGLLVKMQAISTGDQLWNAVSRKPLQELELKDETRDLLQKGFFLEPQPAVSRVVFIATPQRGSFVAGRQFLANFVRRLLTPSPLTSEVSQDVFRNRDVLVGLPVVPTAVDNMSPNHPFIQGLQKIPVASSIKAHSIIAVEGDGPVEQGNDGVVEYSSAHIDGVESELVVRSSHSTQGKPETIEEVRRILLLHAGEK from the coding sequence GTGCTGAGCCTGTCGAAGCACACAAATCGAGGTTTTCCGCAGCCTGCTAGGAAGCCCCATTGTTTTTCCCTCCTGATCGGCATCCTGTGCCTGGTTCTGGCGGCATGCGCCGGGCAGGTGTCAGCGGTTCGCGGAGACCCCAAGACGGTCCGGTTCGACTTGGCCCGGAGCGCTGTCACCACCGGCGACCCAAGCTGGCCGACGCGCAATGTGCTCTTCGAGCAAGGGCTATTCGACGAATTCGACGAGCATCCGGAAGATGCCATCACCGCCCTGCACCGGACCATGGTGCAGGAGCGGGGAGATCCCGACCTCCTGTTTGCCTTGGCCGAGCTTTCCTTCCTGCACGGGCAGAAGGCGAAAAGGTCCGAGTACCGTCTCGCGGCAGCAGTCTACGCCTACGCCTTCCTATTTCCGGAGGAGACGGGCCTGGCCCCAGGTCGTTTTGACCCGCGCCTCCGGATCGCCGCCGACCTGTACAAGTGGGCACTCACCAGCGCGTTCGCTTCGGAGGACAGATCAGAAGTCATCCTCAAGGGCGGCAAGTTCAACCTGCCCTTCGGAGAGATGGACGTGGCCTTCGATTCCGCCGCCCTACGCGCCGGAGATCGCGCCCTGTATCAGTTGATTCCGAGCTCTGAGCTGAAGGTTGAAGGTCTCGCGATGCGGTATCATATGCCGGGGTTGGGAGTCCCGCTTGCTGCTTCTACGCGACCCATCGATGAGTCACGGCCTGGCCGGGATATGGTGGCCCCGCGCCTGAAGGTGCCGCTGACCGTTCTGCTTCGGATTCCCCAGGCCAGGCAGAGTCTCGTGCAGGGACGTCCGCTGACGAGTACGCTTGAAGTTCATCTCCCCTGGGACGAGGAAGCGGTCTCGATCGCCGGCGAGGAGATCCCGCTCGAGAACGAACCGACGGCCGCTCTGGCGCTCACTTTTAATGACCTGCCGATCCTGAACCTCGAAGTGTCCAGGTTCTTAGGTCGGCTGGCCGGAAAGGATCAGCCGCCTCCGCTCGTGTCCAGCACGCCCTATCATCCCGGGCTCATCCCCGTGGTCTTTGTGCACGGCACGACCTCCAGCCCGTATCGTTGGATGGAGATGTACAACCGGCTCCTCGGCGACCACGAGGTACGAAGCCGCTACCAGTTCTGGTTCTTCTCGTACGATTCCGGCAATCCGATCGTCCTGTCCGCGCTCCATCTGCGCGAGGCGCTGACCGGGGCGATGGCGCGGCTCGACCCAGAACGCAAGGACCAGGCTCTGCGCCGGATGGTGCTGATCGGGCATAGCCAGGGAGGCCTGTTGGTGAAAATGCAGGCGATCAGCACTGGGGATCAGCTCTGGAACGCCGTGAGTCGCAAACCGCTCCAGGAGCTGGAGCTAAAGGACGAGACCCGCGACCTGCTTCAGAAGGGGTTCTTCCTCGAGCCGCAGCCCGCAGTCTCTCGCGTGGTGTTCATCGCCACCCCGCAGCGAGGCAGCTTCGTGGCGGGACGGCAATTCCTCGCCAATTTCGTCAGGCGGCTCTTGACCCCGTCCCCCCTCACCAGTGAGGTTTCTCAGGACGTCTTCAGGAACCGGGACGTCCTCGTGGGGCTTCCGGTCGTGCCGACGGCCGTCGACAACATGTCGCCGAACCATCCCTTTATTCAGGGCCTGCAGAAGATCCCCGTCGCCTCGTCGATCAAGGCCCATTCGATCATCGCGGTCGAGGGGGATGGGCCGGTCGAACAGGGCAACGATGGAGTGGTGGAGTACTCGAGCGCCCACATCGACGGGGTCGAGTCCGAGCTGGTGGTGCGGTCGAGCCATTCCACACAGGGGAAGCCCGAGACCATCGAGGAGGTGCGCCGTATCCTCCTGCTCCATGCGGGCGAGAAGTGA
- a CDS encoding DUF4105 domain-containing protein produces MNSRRESLIVKVVAWPLLLIGIAWASLALWIDGPSNPSLAAILSIAFAAGNIALLILFRPFARAALLSATALVLVVAWWSQIAPRNDRDWTPDVARLPRASIVGSRVTIENVRNFEYRSETDFTERWETRTYDLDRLKGFDMFLSFWGPTLIAHTIASWEFDDGPPLAISIETRKEQGESYDALRGFFRQFELYYVVADERDVIGVRTNHRGERTYLYRMRISTESARAGLLDYLKEINRLADEPRWYNALTHNCTTTIRMHGRHIGEAGAFDWRMLLNGRLDELGYERGRLDTSLPFPELRAKSEITEKAKAAGLSSDFSRLIREGLPDPS; encoded by the coding sequence ATGAACAGCCGGCGCGAAAGTCTAATCGTCAAGGTTGTCGCGTGGCCATTGCTTCTGATAGGCATCGCCTGGGCGTCGCTCGCGCTGTGGATCGACGGCCCGTCGAATCCCTCGCTGGCCGCGATCCTCTCCATCGCATTCGCCGCCGGCAACATTGCCCTGCTGATCCTGTTCCGCCCGTTCGCCCGCGCGGCGCTCCTGTCAGCGACAGCACTAGTATTGGTTGTCGCCTGGTGGAGCCAGATTGCGCCGCGTAACGACCGAGACTGGACGCCCGATGTGGCCCGGCTCCCCCGCGCCTCGATCGTGGGAAGCCGCGTGACGATCGAGAATGTGCGTAACTTCGAGTACCGCAGCGAGACAGACTTTACGGAGCGATGGGAGACACGCACCTACGATCTCGACCGACTCAAGGGATTCGACATGTTTCTCTCGTTCTGGGGTCCCACGCTCATCGCTCACACGATCGCGAGTTGGGAGTTCGACGACGGGCCGCCGCTCGCTATCTCCATCGAGACCCGGAAGGAGCAGGGCGAGTCCTACGACGCGCTCCGTGGATTTTTCCGGCAGTTCGAGCTGTACTACGTGGTGGCGGACGAGCGCGACGTGATCGGTGTGCGGACGAACCACCGTGGAGAGCGCACCTATCTCTACCGGATGCGGATCTCTACTGAGAGTGCGCGAGCTGGGTTGCTCGATTATCTCAAGGAGATCAATCGCCTGGCGGACGAGCCGCGCTGGTACAACGCACTGACCCATAACTGCACGACCACGATCCGCATGCACGGCCGGCATATCGGGGAAGCGGGTGCCTTCGACTGGCGGATGTTGCTGAACGGTCGGCTCGATGAGCTGGGGTATGAGCGGGGACGGCTCGATACCAGCTTGCCGTTCCCAGAACTAAGGGCAAAGAGCGAGATTACTGAGAAGGCGAAGGCAGCCGGCTTGTCCTCCGACTTTTCCCGCCTGATTCGCGAGGGACTGCCGGACCCGTCCTAA